From a region of the Myroides sp. JBRI-B21084 genome:
- the lptC gene encoding LPS export ABC transporter periplasmic protein LptC: MKNLLAYIAVSSFVFVGCSNDLKDIQKLNKKQLYATGEADSINVKYTDSTKIKAELYTVKMLDYSKAKYPYNHFPNGVKIVVYDGNKNKNYIVAKQATVHNKTGIINLMGDVKITSHDGKVMQTQQMYYDQKNNWFFTEYYFKVTDKNKSFFEGIGVDFDQNFKIVNAQQNRAELKEVSNENL; encoded by the coding sequence TTGAAAAATTTACTTGCTTATATTGCTGTTAGTTCTTTTGTTTTTGTTGGATGTTCAAATGATTTAAAAGACATTCAAAAACTAAACAAAAAACAATTGTACGCTACGGGCGAAGCCGATTCGATTAACGTAAAATATACTGATTCAACAAAAATTAAAGCCGAATTATACACGGTAAAAATGCTTGATTACAGCAAAGCAAAATACCCTTACAATCATTTTCCTAATGGTGTTAAAATTGTAGTTTACGACGGCAATAAAAACAAAAATTACATTGTAGCTAAACAAGCTACTGTACACAATAAAACAGGTATTATTAACCTTATGGGCGATGTAAAAATTACATCGCACGACGGTAAAGTAATGCAAACCCAACAAATGTATTACGACCAAAAAAACAATTGGTTTTTTACAGAATACTACTTTAAAGTTACCGATAAAAACAAGAGTTTTTTTGAGGGAATTGGTGTAGATTTCGATCAAAATTTTAAAATTGTAAACGCACAACAAAACCGTGCAGAATTAAAAGAAGTTTCTAATGAAAATTTATAA
- a CDS encoding type III pantothenate kinase, whose amino-acid sequence MIICIDVGNTRTKVAVYENSTLQQLVITNNEKLVKNISKQIKGIENCVDIILSSVGNLSTETIEALKKIGNLMVVTHNTAVPFKNLYTTPTTLGIDRMVLAAGATLKFPKQSKLVIDAGTCITYDFINSTNQYHGGAISPGIGLRYKSLNDYTANLPLEKISELHPFVGNSTSTAIHSGVLNGVIAEIEAFIEHFRHQDENLTVILTGGNAEFLVNRLKNSIFANSNFLLESLFLLHQYIKSND is encoded by the coding sequence ATGATTATTTGTATTGATGTTGGCAACACACGCACCAAAGTAGCTGTGTATGAAAATAGTACATTGCAACAACTGGTGATTACCAATAATGAAAAATTAGTAAAAAATATTTCAAAACAAATTAAAGGAATTGAAAATTGTGTAGATATTATCCTATCATCGGTAGGAAATTTGTCAACAGAAACCATAGAAGCACTTAAAAAAATAGGAAATTTAATGGTTGTTACACACAACACGGCTGTGCCTTTTAAAAATTTATACACCACCCCTACTACTCTAGGTATCGATCGAATGGTTTTAGCGGCAGGTGCTACTTTAAAATTTCCTAAACAAAGTAAATTGGTAATTGATGCTGGCACTTGTATCACTTACGATTTTATTAACAGCACCAACCAATACCACGGTGGAGCAATTTCACCAGGAATTGGACTTAGATACAAAAGTTTAAACGATTATACTGCAAATTTACCTTTAGAAAAAATTTCTGAATTGCATCCGTTTGTAGGAAATTCAACTTCTACAGCTATTCATTCAGGGGTTCTTAACGGAGTTATTGCAGAAATTGAAGCATTTATTGAGCATTTTAGGCATCAAGATGAGAATTTAACAGTAATTTTAACAGGCGGAAACGCTGAATTTTTGGTAAACCGTTTAAAAAATAGCATCTTTGCCAATTCAAACTTTCTACTAGAAAGTTTATTTTTGTTACATCAATACATAAAATCAAATGATTAA
- a CDS encoding hemolysin family protein, producing the protein MIVFGFVFLSICIIICSGLMVAYANANKIYLNIESKKTESNNNYLKTVTEQPYLFIGSLKICISVFVTLHALLFFTHFYQPSTFKNIWLTIIYIFFTYLFTKFIPQTLFKPFANETLIASKPIIEILLKIFGNTAAIFIKISEKLLPGKTSISTTNFNLLSSGDLGTYISQQIKASNQQEQLENEFEILKNALSFPKVKVKEIMTPKNEFEYVNENDSIDIIRKKFVDTGFSKIIVVNTTNEHYIGYLHTYDLLQLQQPIDKTIRAFIYVYEDLLIKDLLNTLTLRKKSIALVKNQENDIVGLITLEDIIEELFGEITDEHDDTLIAKQIGENNYIFSAQLDLDDINEKFNLQIPTSEHYNSLGGFIYHNLKRHPKTKETVSIKSFKIKILSATNTRIKTVALTKKTINQ; encoded by the coding sequence ATGATTGTTTTTGGCTTTGTTTTTCTTAGTATTTGCATCATAATCTGTTCCGGATTAATGGTTGCTTATGCAAATGCAAATAAAATTTATTTAAATATTGAATCAAAAAAAACGGAATCAAATAACAACTATTTAAAAACTGTAACAGAACAACCCTATTTATTTATTGGTTCATTAAAAATTTGTATTAGCGTGTTTGTAACCTTACACGCTTTATTATTTTTTACTCATTTTTACCAACCATCAACCTTCAAAAACATTTGGTTAACAATAATTTACATATTTTTCACGTATTTATTTACCAAATTTATACCACAAACCCTTTTTAAACCATTTGCTAACGAAACGTTAATTGCATCAAAACCAATTATAGAAATTCTATTAAAAATTTTTGGTAACACCGCAGCTATTTTTATAAAAATAAGCGAAAAATTACTACCAGGAAAAACATCAATAAGCACTACAAATTTTAATTTATTAAGTTCGGGCGATCTAGGTACCTATATATCACAACAAATAAAAGCAAGTAATCAGCAGGAACAATTAGAAAACGAATTTGAAATATTAAAAAATGCACTTTCGTTTCCAAAAGTAAAAGTCAAAGAAATAATGACTCCTAAGAATGAATTTGAATATGTAAATGAAAACGATTCTATCGATATCATTCGCAAAAAATTTGTTGATACAGGTTTTTCTAAAATAATTGTTGTAAACACAACCAACGAACATTACATTGGCTACTTACACACTTACGATTTACTACAACTACAACAACCTATAGACAAAACCATTCGTGCTTTTATTTATGTGTACGAAGATCTTTTAATTAAAGATTTACTAAACACACTTACTTTGCGCAAAAAATCAATTGCATTAGTTAAAAACCAAGAGAATGATATTGTAGGTTTAATTACTCTAGAAGACATCATTGAAGAGCTTTTTGGTGAAATAACCGATGAACACGACGACACGTTAATTGCAAAACAAATAGGTGAAAACAATTACATTTTTTCGGCACAATTAGATTTAGATGATATTAACGAAAAATTCAACCTACAAATTCCTACATCAGAACATTACAATTCATTAGGTGGATTTATTTATCACAATCTTAAACGTCATCCAAAAACAAAAGAAACGGTTTCTATAAAATCGTTTAAAATAAAAATTCTTTCGGCAACAAATACACGAATAAAAACGGTAGCACTCACAAAAAAGACAATAAATCAGTAA